From Alphaproteobacteria bacterium CG11_big_fil_rev_8_21_14_0_20_39_49, one genomic window encodes:
- a CDS encoding ATPase encodes LVKSEKIYFHDTMLLCHLLQSTPEDLAKSQPGRFGHVLENFVLSELTKANHTSGDNVDISFYRTNDGREIDFVLERQHKLVAIEVKNAENITDKDLAGIKELQQATGKDFLCGIVLCNTPRVIAYDKDIYLLPFNALWQ; translated from the coding sequence CTTGGTTAAATCAGAGAAAATCTATTTCCACGACACCATGTTGCTGTGCCATTTGCTGCAATCAACGCCGGAAGATTTGGCAAAAAGCCAGCCTGGGCGGTTTGGGCATGTGCTGGAAAATTTTGTGTTATCGGAGTTAACCAAGGCTAACCATACCAGCGGCGATAACGTTGATATCAGCTTCTACCGCACCAATGATGGCCGCGAGATTGATTTCGTGCTGGAGCGTCAGCACAAGCTGGTAGCGATTGAAGTTAAAAATGCAGAAAATATTACGGACAAGGATTTGGCTGGCATTAAAGAATTACAGCAGGCCACGGGCAAAGACTTCCTGTGCGGCATCGTGCTTTGCAATACCCCTCGCGTTATCGCTTACGATAAAGATATTTATCTGCTGCCGTTTAATGCGTTGTGGCAATAG